The Methanobacterium bryantii genome includes the window TGTAGGGATGGTCATGTTTGTAGCATTGGTGGCGTTGGCAATAGCCTGTGATACAACTGGGATGGAACTGCTTAAAGCTGTAAATACTGGTGTAATTGCAGCTGCTAAAAATACTCCTATAATAAAGGCCCATATTGTTTCTATGGCTGCTAATATTAGTGAAAACGAAACTACAGGGATATTTGTTACTTCATTTCCTTCTAATCCTAGTTTTATACCACCTAATCTAGGTGCTAAACCATTGTAAAGCAGTATAGTGAAGAAACTTATAGCTAAGTATATAAAGAATGCTGCTATGGGATATATTATAATTAAAGCGGCTCCTGCGGATGTAATAACTGATCCAAAGACACTAGCTTGAGGGACTAAGGCTGCTATGATTCCGAATGCGATTAAAGTTATTATAGCTGCAATAAATGCCAGAATTGCATGTATCGATGATGACATCAATGTGAACGGTGCTAATTCCACAGATTTAATTTCTTTTACATCTACCATTTTTTTACCTCCTTTTAAGTTCTAATTATACTTAGTTTATATTTTGTGACATTAACATATATTTTTTTCTATTTGAATCCTGAAATAACTCTCTTTGTTGAAAAATTAGTGGAGTTAAGGATAAAATCATGTCTCGGGTGCTTAATTAAAATAAACAATTTAAAAAAACTAAAATGGTGAGTTAATATGAAAATGAGTTTCTAAATAAATTGGAAGTTAAATAAGTAATGCCTGTAATAAACAATAAAAAAAGAAATAATATGGTTAGAACCATTCTTTTGAGGCTTCCAGAACATTATCTACTATTTTAACAGATGATCCGATGTAAGTGTGAGGATCCATTATTTCTCTAATTTCAGCCTCTGATAAATACTGTTTAATTTCATCATTTGTTAAAACTGTATCCAGCAGTCCCGTATTTTTTTCGTAAGCTTCCATTGAACAGTCTCTTGCCAGGGCATAAGCTGTTTGCCTTCCCATTCCTCTTCTTGTAAGTTCTGCCATGAATCTTTCTGCCATTATTAGTCCGTGGGTACAGTTAAGGTTTCTTTCAATGTTTTCTGGATAAAAGACAAGATTGTTGAGTAATTTGTTTGTTAGATTGAGTATGTAATCTGTAAGGATACATGACTCCGGAAGAATTATTCTCTCACAGGAAGAGTTTGTAAGGTCTCTTTCATGCCATAATGGGTTGTTTTCAAGTGCAGGAGTAACGTAAGAACGTATTACTCTGGATACTCCATTGATTCTTTCTGCTGTAATTGGATTTCTTTTATGAGGCATTGTGCTGCTGCCGACCTGTTTTTTAGGGTCGAATTTTTCCCCAACTTCCTTAATTTCAGTCCTTTGAAGACTTCTAATTTCTACAGCAATTTTGTCAAGGGTACTTGCTATATTTGCAAGGTCCATAATGAATTCTGCGTGGTTGTCCCTCTGCACGATCTGGTTTGAGATTAAAACTGGTTTAAGGTCTAAGATTTCAGATACTCTTTTGTGAACATCTAAACCCTCTTTACCGAGCGCTGCTATAGTACCAACTGCACCAGTTAGCATACCGACGCATAAACGGTTTTTACATTCGTCCATTCTTTCAATCTGCCTGTGGAACTCATCCGCCCATAATGCAAATTTCATACCGTAAGTTAGTGGAAGTGCATGCTGTCCATGGGTTCTTCCAATACAAACAGTATTTTTATGTTCTTCAGCTAGATTAAGAAGGGTTTTAGTAACTTTAACCAGTTTTTCCCTTAAAATTTCTATTGATTCTCTAAAAAGAAGTGACTGTGATGTATCGATTATATCATTGGAGGTTGCTCCAAAATGAACATATTCTCCTGCATCTCCTTCACATGCTTCTGCAAGAGCTTTTACAATGGATGCAATATCGTGATTGGTTTGTCTTTCAATCTCTTTTACTCTTTCCAGTGTAACATATTTTGTATTTGCTTTTTCTCGTATCTGGGATGAAGCTTCCTTTGGAACTAATCCAAATTCAGATTCTGCTTCTGCAAGTGCAGCTTCAACATCGAGCATTTTTTGAAGTTTATTTTCTTCTTCCCAGACATTTCGCATTTCTTCTGTT containing:
- the purB gene encoding adenylosuccinate lyase — encoded protein: MAIHPIEYRYGTEEMRNVWEEENKLQKMLDVEAALAEAESEFGLVPKEASSQIREKANTKYVTLERVKEIERQTNHDIASIVKALAEACEGDAGEYVHFGATSNDIIDTSQSLLFRESIEILREKLVKVTKTLLNLAEEHKNTVCIGRTHGQHALPLTYGMKFALWADEFHRQIERMDECKNRLCVGMLTGAVGTIAALGKEGLDVHKRVSEILDLKPVLISNQIVQRDNHAEFIMDLANIASTLDKIAVEIRSLQRTEIKEVGEKFDPKKQVGSSTMPHKRNPITAERINGVSRVIRSYVTPALENNPLWHERDLTNSSCERIILPESCILTDYILNLTNKLLNNLVFYPENIERNLNCTHGLIMAERFMAELTRRGMGRQTAYALARDCSMEAYEKNTGLLDTVLTNDEIKQYLSEAEIREIMDPHTYIGSSVKIVDNVLEASKEWF